One region of Salvia miltiorrhiza cultivar Shanhuang (shh) chromosome 3, IMPLAD_Smil_shh, whole genome shotgun sequence genomic DNA includes:
- the LOC131014695 gene encoding probable pectinesterase/pectinesterase inhibitor 34: MEYGRLGPPEPTSGGSSTHSLTPDPTRAPRKSRLKLLLVLAATLIAASAVAAALVVVVVRNRVDDSGGASAMHARRPSKAVSQACGKTRYPNLCVNSLLDFPGADSASAKDLVHISVNMTLRKFGRALYSAAEISNLNMYPHVRSAYDDCLELLDDSVDLLSRSLTTVAPGRGGGGSTQDVLTWLSASLTNQDTCTDGFAELNGYVKNQMMERLKDLSELVSNCLAIYAAAAGDEDFSGIPIQNRRRRLLGNEKAHRHFPAWLSRRDRKLLDLPVTAINADIIVSHDGNGTCKTIAEAIKKVPEYSNRRIIIYVRAGKYEESILKVGRKKTNIMFIGDGKGKTVISGGKSIQDNMTTFHTASFAATGAGFIARDITFENWAGPSKHQAVALRVGADHAVIYRCNVIGYQDTLYAHSQRQFYRECDIYGTVDFIFGNAAVVFQNCSIHARKPMPFQKNTITAQNRKDPNQNTGISIHACRIVAEADLQAAKGAYPTYLGRPWKLYSRTVYLQSYLGDHIHPRGWLEWNATFALDTLYYGEYMNYGPGGAIGQRVAWPGYRVITAVEEASKFTVAQFIYGSSWLPSTGVAFLAGLST; this comes from the exons ATGGAATACGGCAGGCTCGGACCACCCGAACCTACCAGCGGTGGCTCCTCAACTCATAGCCTAACCCCGGACCCCACCCGCGCCCCCAGAAAATCCAGACTCAAGCTCCTCCTCGTCCTCGCCGCCACGCTCATAGCAGCGTCCGCAGTCGCCGCCGCcctcgtcgtcgtcgtcgtccgcAACAGAGTTGACGATTCCGGCGGCGCCTCCGCGATGCATGCTCGCCGCCCCTCCAAGGCCGTCTCCCAAGCCTGCGGCAAGACTCGGTACCCGAATCTCTGCGTCAACTCGCTTCTCGACTTCCCCGGCGCCGACTCCGCCTCCGCCAAGGATCTCGTGCACATTTCCGTCAACATGACCCTCCGCAAATTCGGCCGCGCGCTCTACTCCGCTGCCGAGATCAGCAACCTCAACATGTATCCTCACGTCAG GTCAGCATACGACGACTGCCTCGAGCTTCTGGATGATTCCGTTGATCTCCTCTCGCGCTCGCTGACGACCGTCGCGCCCGGAAGAGGAGGCGGCGGCTCGACGCAGGACGTGCTGACGTGGCTCAGCGCGTCGCTGACGAACCAGGATACCTGCACCGACGGCTTCGCCGAGCTGAACGGCTATGTGAAGAATCAAATGATGGAACGGTTGAAGGATTTGTCCGAGCTCGTGAGTAACTGCCTCGCGATATACGCCGCCGCGGCGGGCGACGAGGATTTCTCCGGCATTCCGATACAGaaccggcggcggcggctcctCGGCAATGAGAAGGCGCACAGGCATTTTCCGGCGTGGTTGTCGCGGCGGGACAGGAAGCTTCTGGACTTGCCGGTGACGGCGATTAATGCCGATATAATCGTGTCGCACGACGGCAACGGCACGTGCAAGACGATCGCGGAGGCGATCAAGAAGGTGCCGGAATACAGTAATCGGCGAATTATTATCTACGTGAGGGCAGGAAA GTATGAGGAGAGTATATTGAAGGTGGGGAGAAAAAAGACAAACATTATGTTCATTGGGGACGGTAAGGGCAAGACGGTCATTTCAGGTGGGAAGAGCATCCAAGATAATATGACAACATTTCACACCGCGTCATTTG CTGCAACCGGCGCCGGTTTCATTGCAAGGGACATAACATTTGAGAACTGGGCCGGGCCAAGCAAGCACCAGGCCGTGGCCCTCCGGGTCGGGGCGGACCATGCCGTCATCTACCGGTGCAATGTCATCGGCTACCAAGACACACTGTATGCGCACTCGCAGCGGCAGTTCTACCGGGAGTGCGACATCTACGGCACCGTGGACTTCATCTTCGGCAACGCGGCTGTGGTGTTCCAGAACTGCAGCATCCACGCCCGGAAGCCAATGCCGTTCCAGAAGAACACCATCACGGCTCAAAACCGCAAGGACCCTAATCAGAACACGGGCATCTCGATCCACGCCTGCCGGATAGTGGCGGAGGCGGACTTGCAGGCAGCGAAGGGGGCGTACCCGACATACCTAGGGCGGCCGTGGAAGCTCTACTCTCGGACGGTGTACTTGCAGTCCTACTTGGGCGACCACATCCACCCGAGGGGGTGGTTGGAGTGGAACGCAACGTTCGCACTCGACACATTGTACTATGGGGAGTACATGAACTACGGCCCCGGCGGGGCGATCGGGCAGCGTGTGGCGTGGCCGGGGTATCGTGTGATCACGGCCGTGGAGGAGGCGAGCAAGTTCACGGTGGCGCAGTTCATCTACGGGTCGTCGTGGCTGCCCTCCACCGGGGTGGCGTTCTTGGCTGGCCTATCGACTtga
- the LOC131014696 gene encoding phosphatidylinositol 4-kinase gamma 4-like translates to MSIASVALCPVYEDYWNFPGRISGQCGPWSNDSIVIYLTVGGSVIPMRVLESDSIASVKLRIQVCKGFSAKQQKLVFDGKELARNNSQVRDYGVSDGNVLHLVVRLSDLQAITVRTVCGKEFEFHVQRKRNVGYVKQQIAERGDGIFDLKDQELFCDGEELEDQRIIDDLCRSNDAVIHFLVRKSAKLRAVPVEKDFEVSIVASDVEEKVGDKGNRWRKRSQNEKLPIVAVIPRAREVPIEPLIVNPKIVLSPVIKQLIDETFNGLEKGNQPIRSSEGSGGAYFMQDSVGQKYVSVFKPVDEEPMAVNNPRGLPLSPNGEGLKKGTRVGEGALREVAAYILDHPRGGPRSSCSDEKGFSGVPPTVMVKCQHSRFHYSEGFNCASSKFGSLQMFMKNCGSCEDMGPRAFPVEEVHKICVLDIRLANADRHAGNILIQKDAEGQITLIPIDHGYCMPENFKDCTFEWLYWPQAREPFTPDEIAYINSLDAEKDIEVLKFYGWSVPDNCARVFRMSTMLLKKGAKRGLTPFAIGSIMCRETVKKESVIEKMVEEAEESVLPGTSESAFLESVSVIMDRYLDGLSP, encoded by the exons ATGTCGATTGCCAGTGTAGCTCTCTGTCCTGTTTATGAAGACTACTGGAACTTCCCAGGCCGTATCTCAGGCCAGTGTGGCCCGTGGTCAAATGACTCGATCGTGATCTACCTAACTGTTGGTGGTTCTGTGATTCCCATGCGGGTTCTTGAATCAGATTCAATTGCTTCTGTCAAACTCAGAATTCAAGTTTGTAAAGGGTTCTCCGCGAAGCAGCAGAAGCTCGTTTTTGATGGGAAAGAACTGGCAAGGAACAATTCTCAGGTGCGGGACTATGGTGTGTCTGATGGGAATGTATTACATCTGGTTGTCCGCCTCTCTGATCTCCAAGCCATCACAGTTAGGACAGTTTGTGGCAAGGAATTTGAGTTCCATGTTCAAAGAAAAAGGAATGTGGGGTATGTGAAACAGCAGATTGCTGAGAGGGGGGATGGTATTTTTGATCTCAAGGATCAAGAATTGTTCTGTGATGGTGAGGAGCTTGAGGATCAGAGGATCATAGATGATTTATGTAGGAGCAATGATGCGGTAATTCATTTCCTGGTTCGTAAGTCAGCAAAGCTCAGGGCTGTGCCTGTTGAAAAAGATTTTGAGGTATCAATAGTAGCGTCAGATGTAGAAGAGAAGGTAGGTGATAAAGGGAATAGGTGGAGAAAGAGAAGTCAGAATGAGAAGCTTCCAATTGTTGCTGTCATTCCCCGTGCACGAGAGGTTCCAATAGAACCACTGATTGTTAACCCTAAGATTGTCTTGTCACCTGTGATTAAACAACTAATTGATGAGACTTTTAATGGGCTTGAAAAGGGTAATCAACCTATTAGGTCTTCTGAGGGATCAGGGGGTGCTTATTTCATGCAAGATTCAGTTGGTCAGAAATATGTTTCTGTTTTTAAGCCAGTTGATGAGGAACCCATGGCTGTAAACAATCCTCGAGGCTTACCCTTGTCCCCTAACGGTGAAGGTTTGAAGAAAGGTACACGAGTAGGGGAAGGGGCGTTGAGGGAAGTTGCAGCGTATATTTTGGATCATCCAAGAGGGGGTCCACGCTCGTCTTGTAGTGATGAGAAAGGATTTTCTGGCGTCCCTCCTACAGTCATGGTGAAGTGTCAGCATAGCAGATTCCACTACTCAGAAGGTTTTAACTGTGCATCGAGTAAGTTTGGGTCGCTTCAAATGTTCATGAAGAACTGCGGTAGCTGTGAGGACATGGGTCCTCGTGCTTTCCCTGTGGAGGAAGTTCACAAGATATGTGTACTCGACATCAGGTTGGCAAATGCAGACAGACATGCTGGCAACATTCTGATTCAGAAAGATGCTGAGGGTCAAATTACTCTTATTCCAATTGATCATGGTTACTGCATGCCTGAGAAC TTCAAAGATTGCACATTCGAGTGGCTCTACTGGCCTCAAGCTCGGGAACCTTTCACTCCTGATGAGATTGCATACATAAACTCATTAGATGCTGAGAAAGATATTGAGGTTCTGAAGTTCTATGGATGGAGTGTCCCAGACAACTGTGCACGTGTGTTCCGCATGTCCACCATGCTTCTGAAAAAAGGTGCAAAGAGAGGGCTGACTCCCTTTGCCATCGGAAGCATCATGTGCAGGGAGACGGTTAAGAAAGAGTCTGTTATCGAGAAGATGGTTGAGGAAGCTGAAGAATCCGTGCTACCTGGAACAAGTGAATCAGCATTCCTCGAGTCCGTCTCAGTGATCATGGACCGTTACCTTGACGGTCTCTCCCCCTAA